In Bactrocera neohumeralis isolate Rockhampton chromosome 5, APGP_CSIRO_Bneo_wtdbg2-racon-allhic-juicebox.fasta_v2, whole genome shotgun sequence, the genomic window TTATGCTTTGGCTTGGTTTTCGGTGGGTAGGCTCTCAATTGACACGACACAAAAAACAGTTTACATTTGTGGCTTatgttttatgtaaatttttcgtcactttattattatttttttttgattcgaaacaacttatttcgtttttttcttgctttagaAAAGTAGAAaagtgcaaatatatttttaattgcttagcgaaaaaattgtgtattttttcGTTATGGTTACTAAAAATAGTCGCCAACTTGCAACAGCTGATATCTAAATAGACAGTTCTGACAGCCAAAACATAAACAGAGAGGAATAACATAAACAGAGAGAACTGTTTTTGTTGCCGATAGCTAGTAGACATGCCAggtttaatgaaatattattaaattaataatagagTTTGTGAAAATGTCAATATTTAACAACGAAATAGGTTgcactattttttataaaagagaaattagtgaaaaaattattattttgagcGAATCGAGTATTGGGCAGAaaacaaaatcttaaaattttaatattgtctGTGGTTCGACAACCCTTTAAAGTCTTATCAAACAATTAACAGCTGTTAACAACAGTGCATTCAAAACTGTGCAAAATCTAAAATAGTgtaaatagtttattttaaagcaatttgtggcttaaaaatataaaatgaatttgcGCCAACTGCAACagtgttcaaaaaatattttgctttgtttaaAAAACAGCAGAGCTATACAAATTAGGGAAATAAGCAACACAAAATGCTTACGTCGTTCGCTAGAGCCGGTGGTAGAGCAAAACAAAACCTCATCCAAAGGTAAGTAATGCCTACATGAGTATAATCATGctgttaaaaacaataattaaaaccaTAATTCGCTTATCTACTCAGATATCTTGACGCACTTTGAATTCCATGGACAATGGCCGGCCGAGGAGCAACagcttttaataaaagatttgcGTTTGCATACAGATTTCATAACCAACGAGGAAGAAACCAAATTGCTGGAAGAAATTGAACCTTACATGAAGCGACTGCATTACGAATATGATCACTGGGACGATGTAATGTGTAGCAAATAGGAAAAATAAgctttaacaaaataaatttatttacacagGCTATACACGGCTTCCGCGAAACGGAGCGTAAACAATGGTATCCACACAACCGCGCAGTACTCGAGCGAGTGCGTCAAACTGCCTTCGATGGTGCAATAATGCCTTATGTACACATACTGGATTTGGCTGCAGAGGGCGTCATTAAGCCGCATGTGGATAGCACCAGGGTATGACTGTTAGACTACGTTATAGAATATGAATTTTCTTCAGTTAACAATAAAGTTTTCTAACATTTTAGTATTGCGGCAACACAATAGCCGGCATTAGCTTACTAAGTGATAGTGTTATGCGTTTGGTGCGCGTTGATGAGCGTAAATACCTACAAGGCAAGGCAGTGGAAGCGTCGGAGGTTGCCAGCACATCAGCAGAAAATACTGCGGATGCAGATGATGCATATCGCAATCGTCCAGAAACCActttggaaaacaatttttatgttGATGTGTTGCTGCGTCGTCGCTCCTTGTACATAATGAGGTGTGTGCGTGTATTGAAGCGACTGTCgtatactttaattttttttttttttaattacagtcACTCTTCACGCTATAACTTTACGCATGAAATACTGGCAACGATGTGTCACATTTTCAGGGACAACACGTGAAAAAGGATCGTCGCATATCGATTATTTGCCGCATGATGATCCGTAAAAGGGGAAAAATATCACTTTTGAAATTACTTTTAGTGGATAATAGTTGAGGACTAAGAAGATTTTGTTGACGTTTTGTTTTGCAATTAGTTGAGAATAGTGTAAATagcttatatttattaataaaaactgaCAGCATAATGATTGCTCAAAGTTGAAGCTTTGTTTTTtgcgttaaattaaataaaatatattttcaaaaaaaaaaaccaaaactcgtttctttgtgcctaaaataaaaaaacattgtatatttttcttttataatttttattaataattcactcattataattttttcaccaCTATTTTTCGCActgaaaactaaataaatatttttttgttgacattttgttaattttaattataattaaggTTACACTTGCACACTGCTGTATTAAATTGTTActaattgtatatatgtttgtaaatgtactttatatttatatagtttacGCCTTAGCATATGTTTTTAgtttgcttttaatatttttgttttctcagATTTCATTTTATCAATGCGCATTgctatttttaacaaatatatttttatatgccgcattttacaattttgtttgctgaatttataattttttttcagtatttttcataattgtcaaacatatttaacatttgtgtttgtttacattgttctgttttttttttgtaatgatttATGAGCAGTTACATTGACGTTGCCAATTGGTTTGCAGCTTACTTTTTCACTTAATTATGGAATACAGTGAAAATTcgttaaatgtaaattttcgtAAATAAATTGATTCACTTTTGAACTTTTACAACCGAAGCGCAGAAATTTTGGCTCTGCACTTGCCACACagcggtttttttttatttatctttaaacTGCCTTTTTGTTAGTAACTTTTAatgctgcaattttttttattatatttttgttaaataattttatttacgtaAATTGGCAACtcgtaaaagttttattttttatttgtattttttttagttttttttacttaaatgcaTTCGAAATACTTGTCAGTGAAAGTGTGTTCAATtcattgtattgttgttgtcaatttattgtttaatttcgCTTGCATTTGcttagttttttattgttttatattaaaatatttttatcttaaatatttatgtaacatTTGCAacgtaattttcaaaatatttcagtttgtttgctttgctttctaTTTACTgctattttattgttgttttccatataatttCGCTAATTATTTGTAAGTtcaatttaacacatttttactGTAATATGctgtttgctattttttaaaattcatcaaTTTATATGCATTCTCGAAATACttataaaattaatgtttctcaaacaattaaattttcaaattttctaagcTATTGTTTCGGTATTTGTTAGCGTTGTTACTGATATTTTTGGCTTTCTAATAAGCTTTTAATTTCCAATTCTAACTCAtgctaattttaattaatttttttcaactgttcttaaattttttttaatttttacaaatttatttctgtgaaaaatcgttttttataaataaataaaaaaaaaattttaaactaaaaaaaaaattttaaactaaaaaaaaaattttaaataaaaaaaaattaaattaaacaattcaaaaattttaaaaataataataaaaaattaaaaaaaaaaaacaaatagtaaaaaatgattaaaaaatgaaaaaaatagcaTGGTTCAGCATCAGTAaaacaagtaataaaaaaaattataacctcaaaagaaagcaaaataatttagtACCAACTGAAAGTAGTTTTCAGTAAATTTTATCgtataaaactttgaaaaacataatttttttaatttataacctcaaaaataaccaaaataatttAGATGTAACCAATTTATTCAGCAAATTTTACcgattcaaaattttaaaattattagttttttataatttcttttctatatgccatacatatttttattgtttatataaacattatacatataattctaattttttcattatttatttatttatatttttatattctgctTAATTATTATGTTACTTAAATCAGCTTAGATGGTGTTCTTAAtctttttaactaaattttatttatacatatttgttagtATAACTGTTTGCAATATATATCAACTACTTTCGCTAatttccatgtttttttacTCTTCTCTTTTTAGTTTACCAAAATTGAATACGAAGTGAATGTGAACGTGTGGCGCGAGAGAAAGTCActtaaggtaattttttttgttgagttcGAAAGTGTAAATGTGTGTTTTTTCACAGTGTATATAGTAATAGGTatagagattttttttaatttttgttttgagtagAAAGGCACAGAAGAAATTATGTTTCTctcatttgtaattatttttagtaaatttttattaagttttactATAAACTTTTCATACTAAAAGGTTTAGCTACACGATCAACGTGCGCAGTCACAGCTTGaaatttgtgtttgtatgtttatatgtgagAAAGTCAGGTGaggtgcgtatgagtgacacAAAAA contains:
- the LOC126758288 gene encoding alpha-ketoglutarate-dependent dioxygenase alkB homolog 7, mitochondrial; translation: MNLRQLQQCSKNILLCLKNSRAIQIREISNTKCLRRSLEPVVEQNKTSSKDILTHFEFHGQWPAEEQQLLIKDLRLHTDFITNEEETKLLEEIEPYMKRLHYEYDHWDDAIHGFRETERKQWYPHNRAVLERVRQTAFDGAIMPYVHILDLAAEGVIKPHVDSTRYCGNTIAGISLLSDSVMRLVRVDERKYLQGKAVEASEVASTSAENTADADDAYRNRPETTLENNFYVDVLLRRRSLYIMSHSSRYNFTHEILATMCHIFRDNT